The following DNA comes from Nicotiana sylvestris chromosome 10, ASM39365v2, whole genome shotgun sequence.
ctccttGCCATTATATAGAGGTGTAGGGTTGGAACCGATCAGTAGGATATATCGGActatgaaggtttcatctttccttaagcactttatTTTCTCATTTCGaatcacactttcttgactctttgagtcattttctttttccttaggggaactatagagacacactatcactctttcttgttcatgacaatcatttttctcctttataatcattccaagcctttcatcattgctttcattgaatcccttcatttttctatattattcactttctttttctttttgccttccattttcttcattttgtaccttttatcactttttcattccgaatctctccccccaaacttatgctttttccaattgtgctaatgaaagatcgggtgccaagagagggtcatttcAGAACAGATAAAGGCTTGCATCATGCTATTGAAAGAACAAGGGCTTcggctcaacggggttgactagggatatcatattcAGTGGGCTATGGATTCTTTCAATTTTCAacttggatcaaggagagcctataattatttctcaagtcgagctatacttagaattttgcctagacaaacattcagggcaagttctagacttattggcacaggacttggacttgcaaatcaatacctcacctcacaagctgttggattgctaaagagaacatagtcaagggcccacaacaaccctagctaagattgagcaacacaaatggctCCGAAAAATCACTCGATGATtatttagtcaacacaagagtctaaaggtcacaactagcACCATTTTTTGCAAATCAACTTATTTCTAACCAtgaggtcaaaggtaaatgttcTAGGCCCAAGTGAATCTTTGTGtgagacacttttattcattactactatttacacaaaaatataaagaaagcggactcaaacccttaagaaggttatcatgtCATCCATCATCGAGAAGAGCCACCCTGTTCACACagattccacctttggaaagaaccgtgacattaagaaaatcaaaggcttattgatcacgaaAATGTGTAAAAGTAAGAAGCTACAAATTGAAAAAGAAActactaaatgaaataagaagctacgcTATtatgaaaaatttcaaaataagtTATAAAGTAAACTAcggaaagtaaactgaatatgtacaataggggattaagATGAATATACATAAAAGGGGAATGGATATATACATGGAaaggtaactttatatacataccaaaagttaaaaaaaaatatgaaaataatggAAAATAACGAAAAATAGTATCaaggttattacagaccaattatccaaatcatcatcaaaataagcccccccaccccccaaataaaattagcattgtcctcaatgctatcAGCAAAAATAGAATAGGGGAAGGgtaaagagtaaagaaaactccctatgatgCCTCTGTCTGTATGGGGTCATTGGCTGGGTCTTGTGGCTGGCCTGAGTCACCTCTCTCGGGGTCCTCCAGCTCAATCTTCAAACCCTCAGTCTGGGGGATTACCCCTCTTCTCACTGGTTCTCTCTCAGCCTCCTGTTCTAGTCCCTATGCTACCTGAGCTGCTGGAACTTCCTCCTCCAAGAGTAAGTCCAGTGGGATGTCTCCAGCTGATGTAATATTCTCAACCTCCTTCCTCAGCAGCTTTACTGACTCCTTTGAGGCTTgagtcttcttcattttcttcgtTTGTTTGTCCAGGCCCTTGATTGCTTTTCCCTGTGCATCCAAAGTGGCCATGATAAGCTCCTGGTTGTCTAGAAGCTCCTTTAGCGATTCCTCCACTAAAGCAGGCGCCTGAGGTTGTGCTGGAGCTGACTGAGTTGCCACTGCACTAGATAGGACAGAAAACTTTGATtagctgcctgcatccagttgttgatgctagaTAGAGTCTGATTAACCCGCAGTGCAGTCAGAGGGTATGCTGATGAAGAAGGCACTGAAGTAGGAATAGAAGTAGATGGTTTGGAAAGACCGGCGGAAGGTTCGGAACCAGTAGCCACCAcccctggctcttcagactggacAGTGGAAGTGGTTGTTTTGACCTTGGACTTGGGGTTGTCCGAACCCTGAAGGTTGTACCATGAAAATGGCCTATTTGGTTTCACTTTGGTATCAAAGTCCCTTCCTTTTACTTCCTGATCCTCCAggtacatggtgaggaagtttGGGAAAGGATATGAGCTCTCATCCTTACCAACCGCTCTGGTAATCACCTTAGCCATAATattcccgatgttgatcgggtaccccgtcATGATAGCCCCCACAATAATATCCCGGAAGACCAACATATCACTGTCATACGTAGTAGGGTCTAACCAGCTGCACATAAAAGTAGACCACCCCTTCACTTCGAAGCTCAGAGTGTTCCTGTAGATCGGGACCCCAGGTGTTAGCCAAGCTGGAGTAGTCCTAGGAATAGCAATCACCGATGCAAGCCAAAGGCGGGCTATCTCATCCATAGCCACCTTCTCCAGATACAGGGACTCATCCTCGTCATTGAACCCATCATAGTCATTTAAAGTCTTGCCATCAAACATAACCTTCTTGTTGCGGACTTTGGTCAAATACGTGCCCTTTTTTATATGGGCGACATTTTCAtaaattccttgaccaaatgttcATTGGCATCTGGTAAGTTGCTGGTGAAGAACTTCCACCCCCCTCTCTCGTTGAAGTGCCTCTTGACATTAGGGTTGTGGGGTAGCAGATCTCGCTCAATGAACATTCTCTCAATTGTAAGTGACCTTTGAGGCCACCACTCCAGGAACTTGTGGTAGGCTTTCTCACTCACAAACCGGTCTTTCCATACCACAGGGTTCCTTGATCTCGCCAACCCCCTTATCTGGGTGTCACCACCCCTCCCGTCATCCGGGATCTCAGCATCAATATCAAAAGGATCAACATCAATAGGATCGCTGGTGAGGCCAAAGTTGTAGCAGGTAAGGAAGTTGATGTTGAAGCCTCACTACTATCCTCTGAGCCATCAAACGATTTAGAAGAAGCAGAGGGTGTAAGCACGTCTCGCAACTAGAATTTCCCTTGAAAGTCTGTGGGAACATGGGTTGGCACCGAGTCTCCTTCCGAAACTTTCGGGAAGGGACATACTCACTACCTTCAGAATAAGATACGGCTTTGTCCGCAGCTTTGATGGTTGCACATATCTTCCCTATAGATTTCTGGACCGCTAGTGGTAACTTGGTCTTTCCTTGTCCTCCTTTTCCCCTGCCTCGGGAGGATTCTGCCATCCCTTTTGGCTTATCACTTTCCGCTTCTAGATCTGACCATTGTCTGCATACACAATCAGTGAAAACTCATTAGTATTGGTATTCAAGGGACTATTAGATGAAgcagataaatgattacaatattTACAGCAGAGTGAACCGATGTCAGCAGAAAAAGGTATGTGAATGCGGACTGGCTACCACTGCCCACAAAAATTGGATCACGGCCGTGAAAGACTAGGGTTCAAACTACCCAGTCTCTAAAGCTTGATCACCTCTGATAGCAGAATTTTGGGCGCAGTCGCGAAAGCAACACCACTGCCCGCGTAAAAACGAATGTGGTCGCGGACCCAACTTATCAATTCTCTAAACCTTAAATTCGCAGTCCGCGAAAAAAGAAGTGTCGTCGCATAAAGAAAGCCGCTGAACGCGGAAATGCCACCACTGACAGTGAAAATGCCAACCATTTTTAACTCAACACTTCATATGAACGCTGACCGGGGAATTAAGGCCATGGCCACGGAATTCAAAAAGAAACGGGCAACCTAGGGTTTTCACTAGCATACAACTTAGGCAATTAGGTGGTAAAATGAATAACCCTATCCCTTATTAGGCATGCACAACAAGTACCCACATGAATGTTTTTGCATCTAGGTTTAGCTTATGGGAAGTAATCAACCCCTAATtaaaaagaagaaattaaaactaagagaaaagaaaagtaaaaatataaaagcaATGCGATGATTTGAGCATACCAGTTGTTTGATGTGTGGTGGAAACTAACTTCTGATTAGTGCTATGAAATTTGGGCTTAGATCAGAGGAAGATGAACAATATAAAGGGGTTTTGAGAGTTGAGGGCGTGAAAAGTTTAAAAGGAGGAGGGCCCATACCGACTTACCTGGCGCGGCCGCGGAATTCCACCGCGGTTCGCGCTTTTGGCTGTTCTGAAGAGCTGCAGATTCAATAACACCGCTGAGAGCAGAAAAGCTAGCGCGGCTACGGAACAAGTATGCTAACGGCGAAAATTCCACCGCGGACACGGTCGAAACTTTAGAGAGGTTACATTTTGGACTTTTCAAGTCCGCATCCGCTACAGAATCACGCCCCCGCGAAAAAGCTTCCGCTGACCACGGAATTTTGAGTGTGGTCAGCTGTCTAATTACacacttagccaaatttttcTAGTATTAatcctgcactgcatcaataATTCCTACACAaatctcacaaccaattagtccaaaacaaagcctacactaagaagaaaatcaaaaggaaataaaaacacatggttgcctcctaagaagcgcctgatttaacgtcgcggcacgatgtaTGTTACCATCATCATTTAAAATTGATCAAGGCCACCACATGGTTATCATCAATTTTTTCCAGATAGTGTTTGactcggtgcccattaactctgataacttcaccatttttattcttcaaatcaagagcaccaaatggagttatatgtaccacttcaaaagggccactccattttgacttgagctttcccgaaaacagtcataaccgagagttgaataaaAGAACCAAGTCACCTTCTTTGAATTCCTTGTTCCAGGCATACTTATCATGTAAGtaattcatcttgtccttatacaagtaCAAGCTAGAATAGGCATTAAACCGGAACTCATCTAGTTCATTGAGTTGCTCTACCTGGAGATTTGTTGCAATATCCCTCTCAAGGCCTATATGGCATTATGCTCTAACTCAATCGGAAGATGGAATgatttcccaaataccaaccggtacggagacatactaattggagtcttgtaagtaGTCCTGTATGCCCACAAAGCATCATCCCgtttccttgaccaatcagtcTTATTTGCATTGATAgtttttgacaatatgctctttgtttccctattggagacctcaacttgtcCACTAGCCTGAGAATGATAAGGGGTTGATACCTTGTGATTGAAACCATACTTTGCAAGTAAAGTGTTAAATGCCTAATTGCggaaatgagaacccccatcactgatgattgcCCGAGGAGTGCCAAATCGTGTGAAGATATTTTTCTTGAGAAATGCCACCACACTCCGGGCTTCGTTGTTGGGCAAAGACACGGCCTCAACgcacttggaaacataatcaacaTCCACCAGAATGTAAGTGTTGCCACACGAACTCACAAAAGGCTCCATGAATTCTATGCCCCACAtgtcaaaaatgtcaacctcaagaatagtagtgagaggcatttcatccttcttggaAATTTCACCAGCTCTCTGACACTCATCACATATCTTAACAAGCTCACCATCATCTTTATACAGGTTAGGCCTATAAAATCCACAGCTAAGAACCTTTGAAGCAGTTttcaccccaccatgatgaccatcgTAGGGCAAGGAATGGcaagcatcaagaatactcatttgctcctctttcgAAACACATCTCCGGATCACACTATCAATACAAATCTTGAAAAGATAAGGCTCGTCCCAGTAATAATCCAAGATgtcccgtttaagcttcttcctttggttagaagagagctcactcgGGATAATGCCGGTCACAAGAAAATTAGCCACATCGGCAAACCAAGGTATACTATCAAAGAAAcggagaggagttgttcatctggAAATGAACTATTAATTTCGAGGCCATCATgggtaggggtgtgcattcgatttatcgattcgattttgacccttatcgataactacttatcgattatcgatttgtacatatgttTATCGTTATAGTTTCAATAAGGTTTTGATTTTTACGATTTCGAtttattgatatttggggcttatTGATTACACCGATAAGAAAATTTGCaggattccacggaaagtatatcgctataaacacacctaactaatatggacaaaaagaagctaaaataagacgaacaccgtttATGACATAAAAATtatgtcaacaagcacatgcaacgaaactaaagtaagggatcaaatgtatgccacgaacactccaacggtatataaaaacaaaacaaaatacatcatcacggctaattctgttttccattaatttgaacttcattcccttgagctttaaatatgatgATTCCTTAACTGTGGTAGAGAAAATAATATggttagggacttagggtaaaggaaagggtattatagaataagggtaaaaaaaataaaaaattctttttagtatcttatcggtttatcgataaaccgataaccgaaaaggacaaaatcgaaatcgaaatcgataactcgataaggaaaatttcgaaatcgataaaccgatatcGATAAACTGATAACAAATAAttgattcgatttatcgataaaccgattcgaatgcacacccctaatcatggggcctcccctcctcctccaagcgggacaagtggtccgccacttgattttcacacCCTTTCCGATCAATaatctcaaggtcaaactcttgaagcaaaataacccatctcatcaacctatCCTTAGAGTCCTTCTTTGTTATCAAATAACGGAGTGTCGCGTGATTGGTGTGCACAATCACTTTGGTACCCATGAGATATGGCCTGAAATTTTCCATGGCAAAGACAATGGCTAATAACTCTTTTTCGGTCACAGTATAATTGACTTGGGCACATTCATCgttttgcttgcataatagaccGGATAAAACATTTTGGTGATCCTTTGCCCCAAAACCGCTCttaccgcaacgtcactagcatcacacatgagctcaaatggaacgctccaattgggtgcggtgatgatggtagtggtagtcaatctatacttgagaatctcaaaagctttcatgcaatcatcattaaacacaaactttgcatccttttccaataacttgcacaagggatttaCACATTTGAGAAGTCTGTGATGAACCTTTGGTAGAACCCCACATGCCCAAGAAAGCTCCTCACTGCTTTTATGGAAAtaggaggagggagttttgaaatcacttcaatctttGCTTTGTCCACTTCGATAccgttctttgagatcttatggccgaggacaatgccctgcTTGACCATAAAGTTGCACTTTTCCTATTAAGAACTAGGTTGGTCTCTTCACATCGAGCCAACACTTTGTCAAGATTACCCAAACATTCTTCAAAAGAGTCACCCAAAaaactaaaatcatccatgaacacttcccaGAAGTCTTCCACCATGTCCgtaaatatagccatcatacaccactgaaatgtagtcggtgcattacacaaaccaaatggcatccatGAGAATGCAAAGGTGCCATGTGGacatgtgaaggtggttttctcttgGTCCGCTGGTgcaatcaaaatctggttgtaacctgagtacccatccaaaaagctaTAGTAGGAATGCCCGACAAGTCTATCCAATAtttggtcaagaaagggcaatggaaaatgatcttttcgGGTCACTTTTTTCAACTTTCAATAATTCATAcataccctccatccggtgacagtcctagtggggatcaactcattttgctcattAGTGACCACAATCATAcccccttcttcggcacacattgtaccggtgaagtccatgaactatccgaAATATGGTACACAACCCCtacatctagccacttgataacttccttcttgatggcctcttgcatagcctcgttcaacctcctttgatgttccacggagggtttggcatcatcctcaagtatattcttgtgcatgcaaaaggcgaggcttataccccgaatatcagctagagtccatccaatttccttcttcattcttTAGAGCACCTCAagggtggcatctacctgcacgttagttaagcacgaagaaagaataacaggtaaagttgaacaagagctcaagaattcatacctgaggtgtgaaagcaaaggcttcaactccaatatgggaggttcctcgattgagggctttgttggtggagtctttctattctcaagatccaaggaaagtttACGGGGCTCATATGTATATGAACCCATTCCTCGTAAAGCATTAACACATTCAACTACGCCTTCATCCTCAGTCATATCATGATTCAATAATACAACTTCTAAAGGATCCTCCACATTAATTATGGCACtcgtatcatcaactatcacctccgtcacaagatccacaaaagagctAACCTCAGTACTATTTggctgcctcattgatttgcaaacgtGGAAGATAACTTTTTCGTCACCCACCCAGAAGGTgagctcccctgcttccacatcaaccaatgccttccatGTTGCTAGGAAAGGCCTTCCCAATATTATCGGCACCTCATAGTCAACTTCGCAGTCgagaatcacaaaatctgcaggcaaaataaacttgtcaacccggacaagaacatcatcaataataccaagcggCCTCTTCATTGTTCGATCTGCCATTTACAATCTCATTGAAGTAGCTCTCGGTTGaacaatacccaaagttttgaatacAGATTAAGGCTACAAATTtatacttgctcccaaatcacacaaggcctttgcaaaatccgcactcccaatggtacataGAATGGTAAATACGcggggatcttcaagctttgaagccatcgagtgcacaatggcactcacttgatgagtcattttgataGTCTCACAATCCATATATCTCTTTTTAgttaccaagtctttcataaacttggcatatcccgatatttgctcaagagcttccaccaaggGCACATTGATCGACAAACTTTTCAGCATCTCAATAAAGTTCTTGAATTGGTTTTCATTCTTTTGCtttgcaagtctttgagggtaaggtggaggaggccttggaaaatgagccttggctttaggcattaCTGTTTCCGGTATGTCTatcatgtgttccctagacgggttcacgtcattttgagtctcctcctcatTTTCATGAATATCAATTGTCACTCACCATTCAAATTCTCTACACTAACTTGCTCATCAACTGTTGGATCATCGTCAATTTGTACTTCAacatcatcactcacaacttccctTTGCCTGGAGATACTTGATTCACCACCTCTACCGCTCCTTGTGGTCACCGTCATTGCATGGACGGTATTGTTTCCACCCTTCAGGTTTACTACTGTGCCACTAGGTAGTGTCCCCTTAGGGTGAGTGTTCAAAGCTTGCAAAATCTGGCCAAGTTAGACCTCCAGGTTGCGGATTAAAGTATTATGGGATGCCAATTAGGTATTGGAGTTAGCgtttttcttcatcatttgctcaaacattgactcaatccatcccatctcattgttggacGAGCTAGAACCTTGGTACGGAAATAAAGGAAGGTTGTTTGGTTGTTAAAACattggaggcctttgaaagcccgGACCCTAATTACCTTGATTATCGTTATTCCACCCCCTTTGGTGGTTGTTTCCACCCCAGTTGCCCTGGTTACCTTGGTTGCCCCAAtattggttgttgttcccccagttatttggttgttgttgtttgcaTTGTTCCAATTTCTTTGTTGATTTTGATTTCCCTAATTTCCTTGTGATCTCCATTGTTATTGTTGATTCAGAGCATTGCCCCATTGTCCTTGGTAATTGTTCACATactgaacctcttcactttgctcatcatacccatcatcttggtTGTAACCACTAATACCTTGCTCATATTGATCTTGATTGCTTTGCATTTGTTGACCACGATGTCTCATCTTGTTTACCAATAGATTAACCCCTTCTATTGTGTTTACTTGATTTGGTCCCTGAATCTGCTGAAGTTGTGCTTTGGCTAACTGGTTCATGGTTGTTGCCAACTTAGATATGGCTTGTCTATGGTCTTGAAGTTCCTTGTGAAGATTTATGACATGAGGATCCCCCTGAGGAACATTTGCCCGACTCTGCCAGGCTGAGGAAGTGTCAgacatctcatcaagaatgtcacaggCCTCGGCATAAGGCAGCTTCATAAAATTACCCCCTGCTAGCTGGTTTACCCCACATTAATTGGTCGTGTTTATAACCCGATAAAATGTCTGTTGGATTATtgcttcagtcatatcattgttaggGCATTCCTTGACCATAGTTCTATATCTATCCCAAATTTCatgaaggggttcatttggctCCTATTTAAAAGCTAATATCTCATCCTTTAATGTAGTCATATGTACCAGTGAGAAAAACTTGGCTATAAACTTGTCAGCCAACTCATCTCACGTGGTAATAGAATGGTTTGGGGAGTCTTTcgagccagtccaaagctttctctctaagtgaaaaagggaacaatctcagtctcaatgcatcctccgacACATTTGTCTGTTTGCTTCCCCAGCAAGTATCCACAAAGCCCTttagatgtttatatgcattaTGATGGAGAGCGCCTGTGAAGTACTTTCTTTGCTCTAATAAAGTCAACATGATATTTGTAATCTGGAAATTGCCCACgcggatccggggtgggacaattgcacttgtgTAACCTTTATTCggaagcacccgaggagctgCTCACGGAGGAgctgggggagggtctggaatttTTGTATTGGCCTGGTGGCCTCTTCTTTGAGCTTGAGGTACTAGAggcaactcatcttcatcattATCATCTATCTCCTCCCCCGGGAGAACATTTCCGAGAGGATCATTATTTGCCATTTTGTACTTGAATCGATTaactcacacaagttagtaaaataGAAGGAAATAAAAACAAGACACATAACTAGtcaaatagatagccaaaaccatttaactccccggcaacagtgccaaaaagtgatcagcTCCAACCCTGCATCACTATATAATGGCgaggagtggtcgatgcagcttttacccgaaaggtcgggatcgatatccacaaggagttaatattggttgggaattgggt
Coding sequences within:
- the LOC138879040 gene encoding uncharacterized protein, which encodes MTVTTRSGRGGESSISRQREVVSDDVEVQIDDDPTVDEQETQNDVNPSREHMIDIPETVMPKAKAHFPRPPPPYPQRLAKQKNENQFKNFIEMLKSLSINVPLVEALEQISGYAKFMKDLVTKKRYMDCETIKMTHQVSAIVHSMASKLEDPRVFTILCTIGSADFAKALCDLGASINL